The following are encoded in a window of Plasmodium cynomolgi strain B DNA, chromosome 4, whole genome shotgun sequence genomic DNA:
- a CDS encoding MtN3/saliva family (putative), which produces MGISKRLALFVAFVLFFWCYDRVQCDEGAMRGAPSGATPPNEEKAGIAANSGIAATTPGNGATTPGGEGKDKGQEGSANLKGGASKEQAAKGETATSPASGAEGAQAQTTFLQSNERQQASKDGGANKDNANSANSVSSATNKDNANSVNSATEEEHSVVKEMTPKEEPPNEGSAKGKDGAAEKAGALRSGGSSGGSSGEAKGISNGVTNDASNGASNGASNDASNGAPKEDAASKSTKEEFYDELKKQNEEEKNADMNFLKILSIASSLFMQLVLFPSIIKMIKKKTTGEVDGLPYVVLLFSSFLWLVYGMLLNNSAIVCPNLVGLVLGAFYSLMYHKYCKNMWLKQKLFSYYKICGFICLLLYAFLYVLTYEQYELFVGFMAFISSIVNFGAPLSYVQIVIKKKNSSLIPLEIATGSLVCSFLWVTYGFTIKDGFVIVPNLCGFILSLLQIALILLYSNKEAIVNYEDGEQVDFVTDSGGMHVSRKNRYTPTENHIFLNDFNLDPENKMGSSE; this is translated from the coding sequence atgggTATTTCGAAAAGGCTCGCACTTTTTGTAGcctttgtgctttttttctgGTGTTATGATCGAGTGCAGTGCGATGAGGGAGCTATGAGAGGAGCTCCCAGCGGGGCCACCCCCCCCAACGAGGAGAAGGCGGGCATAGCGGCCAACTCGGGGATCGCAGCTACCACCCCGGGGAACGGAGCTACCACCCCCGGGGGAGAAGGCAAAGATAAAGGCCAAGAAGGCAGTGCAAATTTAAAGGGCGGCGCTTCCAAGGAGCAAGCCGCGAAGGGGGAGACAGCCACCTCTCCGGCAAGTGGCGCAGAAGGAGCACAGGCACAGACGACCTTTTTGCAGAGCAACGAGAGGCAGCAGGCGAGCAAGGATGGCGGAGCGAACAAGGATAATGCGAACAGTGCGAACAGTGTGAGCAGCGCGACCAACAAGGACAATGCGAACAGTGTGAACAGCGCGACCGAGGAGGAACACTCCGTGGTTAAGGAAATGACCCCCAAGGAGGAGCCGCCAAACGAGGGGAGCGCCAAAGGAAAGGACGGCGCGGCGGAGAAGGCTGGAGCGCTTCGCAGCGGGGGAAGCAGTGGTGGAAGCAGCGGTGAGGCGAAAGGCATATCAAACGGTGTGACAAACGATGCGTCAAACGGTGCGTCAAACGGTGCGTCAAACGACGCGTCAAACGGCGCGCCAAAGGAAGATGCCGCAAGCAAAAGCACCAAGGAGGAGTTCTACGACGAACTgaagaaacaaaacgaagaagaaaaaaatgcagacatgaattttttgaaaatattatccaTCGCATCATCCCTTTTTATGCAGTTAGTGTTATTCCCTTCtattattaaaatgataaagaagaaaacgacAGGAGAGGTAGATGGCTTACCCTACGTGgtacttttattttcatcattccTGTGGTTGGTTTATGGGATGCTGTTGAATAACTCTGCTATTGTTTGTCCCAACTTAGTAGGTCTGGTATTGGGAGCATTTTACTCTCTGATGTATCACAAATATTGCAAGAACATGTGGCTAAAACAGAAGCTATTTTCCTATTACAAGATCTGTGGCTTTATATGCCTTTTGCTTTACGCCTTTCTATACGTGTTGACTTATGAGCAGTATGAGTTATTCGTTGGATTTATGGCATTCATTTCGAGTATAGTTAACTTTGGTGCCCCTTTGTCTTACGTACAGATAGtgattaaaaagaagaactcCTCCCTTATCCCGTTGGAAATAGCTACAGGTAGTTTGgtgtgctcatttttgtgggTGACCTATGGGTTTACCATCAAGGATGGCTTTGTCATTGTACCCAACCTCTGTGGATTTATCTTAAGTCTGTTACAGAttgctttaattttattatattccAACAAGGAGGCTATTGTTAATTATGAAGATGGAGAACAGGTTGATTTTGTGACGGACAGTGGGGGGATGCATGTTAGTAGGAAGAATCGCTACACACCTACAGagaatcatatttttttgaatgatTTTAATTTGGATCCAGAAAATAAGATGGGGAGTTCCGAA
- a CDS encoding hypothetical protein (putative) — protein MEFGVAPLGNDAAKGIEFTPEYVHGYCGGRNNILKFANRKVIYPVDNLVVVYDLLDRVQSIFAQHLNEVTLVRCRERGRTVLSAEESNSHVRIYLWDKHNFKILAKIKIKKKHFLDLEFLNDGEIFLLCKWAGKLVCLVLSVESCRDRGVRLRRSSVCVVKAAEGRYEAAQRRRRQNAEEEEEKEEENDDDDDDDDGNCVNRGSRGDAITKLERHLIRRASTGGSSAFRLFRQKRARNDAHIIANRRAKGATPEKSYFRKITMTGAANFVQVEERRKGEHPHYDIAFVIPFVKERKRSNRVLTEFRVSVPTDNNVCIYNGEYMLAYVMKNGVLYERLRSERVSSASFLNDGSFSRAEQGLHFFSFLSMDLFVNGLRLCDLSGEGEIKRDESHRGFPVLADGSVGERTIWEEGNSPNVGPLTNEEQLDMRKCVTNQFDNFFGDEISAVAVVTCLCVNEDDDIDVVLKLQEGVQHGERNSNSEVNPLKRRSVKKAPPRRKKILVVGSKRGIIIIVDFRRPHRVEHLRKITSDGIVSIFTHQNWLVVLSSSGVLHFLGMPNYEASKSVDIFCSGGVDSPSFGSSRLSTTRGTSDCTLLERGSLNSFRGSLPSSRSGVQMGGNNSTRSCTEKKGKESSVGLCSSSVKKSPTLNSKESKRTICASCLLDIYTLVLGTTNDEMILHNFISNEMCSIYQNRQKIKCFTLDTDNLFYNVERGLYKMSLIQYNSPVKVLTLTEGPISSFVFLSSGVLICGTARGGLCFFALSDGGAKVINKVRLREFAAAGGRGVSSVSGVSSVRGVRSTQNVRSTQNIPNISNIPNIPNMRGKNSLVGREEEEKKGPKKENLNEVICSIGKVVPNWRVAKRRNGGGMNEVTPREEQISWLVLNNARNILLCATERCIYLFRIHVGGNEKVDLRYLRCLHFECTIVHVNLVPNYDNLFYVAVREGIHNTSGSNRYSYHLCSFSCAKSRRVKMVDLYRNVLLESIRFCPFLLPREERFGLLKDKVVCLLNPYTFAVYSCRVRKIPKRDQANAQRGVSNHLSCVTSWGELTSGGKNHSKERPTVCPFRNAHMDVSLFWKSGKTDRRGPNELTIHQGAQRKLGEAVKGGPHRKEDTCKAPLSNGQSSNTPLRKNRRANRKQGVDKLKPRREATLKGSPNLSAENDQEKERQEEFSGRKMKDYTKYKLLRNILQKRKSLESDGFFLGANRNVALDMGERYKTHLGVPPGEGQEGEEKNTNLRGNNGYIQMNEEEKKKKEAEKKDGPISNRCNGDTVDQNKVTRRPTLRRWSPEDSVKKYLRKYLGVVFVHEGEETGRTCNNGEEGQDGASPGDKQEEVNFPPSEGITGKVNTRKSHMGSRYTQGGTPMQGISVKPLGGDNDVGRTKLKGKKTLIREKALNGGFPRGIPHSGVRCNHRGDGKRGTSNYTSAQACDKREVCVNSGDAPRGGRAPIDDYTDGINKDVVKLNNHAQRMFDREEGNAQWNPCVVNKGENSPNTFSTTNQKSDPKKICRMTTQNDKIKPGKARKHVVLRQMGKDIQSRENGEVKYPFNMCKIQEKEKVDGRKTLVDDRVTSRRDCTNVYIKAPFAINSIEIVPDHR, from the exons ATGGAATTTGGAGTAGCCCCCTTAGGAAATGATGCAGCGAAGGGAATCGAATTCACCCCGGAATACGTGCACGGGTACTGTGGGGGCAGAAATAACATTCTCAAGTTCGCCAATAGAAAGGTTATCTACCCTGTTGACAATTTGGTTGTGGTGTACGATCTGCTGGACCGAGTGCAGTCCATCTTTGCGCAACACCTGAATGAg GTGACCCTGGTCAGGTGCAGAGAAAGAGGCAGAACTGTCCTGAGCGCAGAGGAGAGCAACAGCCATGTGAGAATATACCTATGGGACAAGCACAACTTTAAAATTTTAGccaaaataaagataaagaagaaacacTTTCTCGATCTAGAGTTTTTAAACGATGGGGAAATTTTCCTTCTGTGCAAGTGGGCTGGTAAGCTAGTCTGTTTGGTTCTGTCCGTGGAGAGCTGCCGCGACAGGGGGGTACGTCTCAGGAGGAGCAGCGTGTGCGTGGTGAAGGCGGCAGAGGGGCGTTACGAAGCGGCGCAACGGAGAAGAAGGCAGAAtgcggaggaagaagaagaaaaagaagaagaaaatgacgacgacgatgatgatgatgatggcAACTGTGTCAACCGTGGCAGCCGTGGGGATGCCATCACAAAGCTTGAGAGACATCTCATCAGAAGGGCGTCCACGGGGGGGAGCAGTGCTTTCCGGCTGTTCAGGCAAAAGCGCGCAAGAAATGACGCACACATAATTGCCAACCGAAGGGCAAAAGGGGCTACTCCTGAGAAGTCCTACTTTAGGAAGATAACCATGACGGGTGCCGCAAACTTCGTGCAGGTGGAAGAGCgcagaaaaggggaacatcCACATTATGACATAGCGTTTGTAATCCCATTTgtgaaggagagaaaaaggtCCAACAGGGTGCTAACGGAATTTAGAGTGTCCGTACCGACTGACAATAACGTGTGCATATACAACGGGGAGTACATGTTGGCTTACGTGATGAAAAATGGCGTCCTTTACGAAAGGCTGAGGAGTGAACGTGTTAGCAgtgcctcctttttaaatgatgGCAGTTTTTCCAGAGCAGAGCAgggtctccattttttttctttcctttcgaTGGACCTATTTGTGAATGGCTTACGTTTGTGTGACCTCtcaggggaaggggaaataaaaagagatgAATCGCATAGGGGGTTCCCAGTATTGGCAGACGGCTCAGTTGGGGAACGGACAATCTGGGAGGAGGGAAATTCACCCAATGTTGGTCCATTAACGAACGAGGAGCAGCTTGACATGAGAAAATGCGTGACTAATCagtttgacaattttttcggGGATGAAATTAGTGCCGTCGCGGTTGTCACCTGTTTGTGTGTAAACGAGGACGACGACATAGATGTTGTTTTGAAGCTACAGGAGGGAGTCCAACATGGTGAACGAAACAGTAACTCAGAAGTGAACCCCCTAAAACGGAGAAGCGTGAAGAAGGCCCCCccacgaagaaaaaaaatcctcgtGGTGGGGTCCAAACGAGGCATAATCATAATCGTAGATTTTAGAAGACCCCACAGGGTAGAGCATTTAAGGAAGATTACCTCCGACGGGATTGTCTCAATTTTTACTCATCAAAATTGGCTAGTGGTACTGAGCTCCTCGGGggtgttacattttttggggATGCCCAATTATGAGGCATCTAAATCGGTTGACATATTTTGCTCAGGGGGTGTAGACTCTCCCTCTTTTGGTAGCAGCAGATTGTCGACCACGAGAGGGACATCCGATTGTACGCTTCTGGAGAGGGGATCCCTAAATTCATTTAGAGGAAGTCTCCCTAGTAGCAGGAGTGGCGTCCAAATGGGAGGAAACAACTCAACACGTAGCTGTACTGagaagaagggaaaggaatCATCTGTAGGGTTATGTTCTTCCTCCGTTAAGAAGAGTCCAACCCTGAATAGCAAGGAGAGTAAAAGGACCATATGTGCTTCTTGCCTGCTGGATATTTACACCCTCGTGTTGGGAACCACAAATGATGAGATGATTcttcacaattttatttccaatgAGATGTGCTCAATTTATCAAAACAGGCAGAAGATAAAGTGCTTCACGTTAGACActgataatttattttacaatgTAGAAAGGGGTCTGTACAAAATGAGTTTAATTCAGTATAACTCCCCTGTGAAGGTGTTGACTTTAACGGAGGGACCCATTTCATCCTTTGTGTTCCTCTCAAGTGGGGTGTTAATATGCGGGACGGCGAGGGGTGGTTTGTGCTTCTTCGCCCTTTCGGACGGAGGGGCCAAAGTGATTAACAAGGTTCGCCTGAGGGAGTTTGCCGcagcaggggggaggggcgtTAGCAGCGTTAGTGGAGTTAGCAGCGTTAGGGGCGTTCGCAGCACCCAGAACGTTCGCAGCACTCAGAACATTCCCAACATTTCCAACATCCCCAACATCCCGAACATGCGGGGTAAAAACTCACTGGTAGGaagagaagaggaagagaaaaagggtCCCAAGAAAGAGAACCTAAACGAAGTCATATGCTCAATTGGCAAAGTGGTACCTAATTGGAGAGTGGCCAAACGAAGGAACGGTGGAGGGATGAATGAAGTGACACCTCGGGAGGAACAAATCAGTTGGCTAGTCCTGAACAACGCAAGGAATATCCTGTTGTGCGCAACTGAACGGTGCATATATCTGTTTAGAATCCACGTAgggggaaatgaaaaggtCGATTTGAGGTACCTCAGgtgcctccattttgagtGCACCATTGTTCATGTAAATTTGGTCCCAAATTACGACAACTTGTTCTACGTCGCAGTGAGGGAGGGTATTCATAACACGAGTGGTAGCAACCGCTACAGCTATCACTTGTGCTCCTTTAGCTGCGCCAAAAGTAGGAGAGTCAAAATGGTTGACCTGTACAGGAACGTGTTGCTTGAAAGTATACGCTTTTGTCCTTTTCTGCTTCCACGTGAGGAACGCTTTGGTTTGCTAAAGGATAAAGTTGTTTGCCTTTTGAATCCTTACACCTTTGCAGTGTATTCATGCCGTGTTAGGAAAATCCCGAAGCGGGACCAGGCAAATGCACAAAGAGGGGTGAGCAACCACTTAAGCTGCGTTACCTCCTGGGGAGAATTAACAAgcggaggaaaaaatcacTCCAAGGAAAGACCTACAGTTTGTCCCTTCAGAAATGCCCACATGGATGTTAgccttttttggaaaagtGGGAAGACGGATCGTAGAGGTCCAAATGAGTTGACGATCCATCAAGGGGCGCAACGCAAATTGGGGGAAGCGGTCAAGGGGGGGCCACACAGGAAAGAAGACACCTGTAAAGCGCCGCTTAGCAATGGCCAGTCCAGCAACACGCCGCTTAGAAAGAACCGCCGCGCTAACCGCAAGCAGGGCGTCGACAAGCTCAAGCCAAGACGTGAAGCAACGCTGAAGGGGTCTCCCAACTTGAGCGCAGAAAACGACCAGGAGAAGGAAAGGCAAGAAGAATTCAGCGGAAGGAAAATGAAGGACTACACAAAATATAAACTATtgagaaatattttgcaaaaaaggaaaagcctGGAGAGTGATGGATTCTTTCTAGGCGCTAATCGAAATGTGGCACTCGATATGGGGGAGAGGTATAAAACACATTTGGGAGTCCCCCCCGGTGAGGGtcaagaaggggaagaaaaaaatactaatCTAAGGGGAAATAACGGGTACATTCAGATGaacgaggaggagaagaagaagaaggaagcgGAGAAGAAGGATGGGCCAATTTCCAACCGGTGTAACGGAGACACAGTTGATCAGAACAAAGTTACAAGGAGACCAACCCTCAGGAGGTGGAGTCCAGAAGActctgtaaaaaaatatttaaggAAGTACTTGGGTGTCGTTTTTGTGCACGAGGGTGAGGAAACGGGAAGGACTTGCAACAACGGGGAGGAAGGCCAGGACGGTGCTTCTCCTGGTGACAAACAGGAGGAGGTAAATTTCCCCCCAAGCGAAGGAATCACTGGCAAGGTGAACACGCGAAAATCACACATGGGGAGTAGATACACCCAGGGAGGCACCCCCATGCAGGGCATATCAGTTAAACCGTTGGGGGGGGATAACGATGTTGGGAGAACAAAGctgaaagggaagaaaacgcTTATTCGTGAAAAAGCTCTTAATGGAGGATTCCCGAGGGGCATTCCTCACAGTGGGGTGAGGTGTAACCATAGGGGCGAcggcaaaaggggaacaagtAATTATACTTCCGCACAGGCATGTGATAAGCGTGAAGTGTGCGTAAACAGTGGAGATGCCCCCAGAGGGGGGAGAGCCCCTATTGATGACTACACAGATGGGATAAACAAAGACGTTGTTAAGCTGAACAATCACGCGCAGCGTATGTTCGATCGAGAGGAGGGTAACGCACAGTGGAACCCTTGTGTTGTTAAtaagggggaaaatagcCCCAACACGTTTTCCACGACGAACCAAAAAAGTGAtcctaaaaaaatttgccgCATGACAACAcagaatgataaaataaagccAGGAAAGGCACGTAAGCACGTGGTGCTACGTCAGATGGGGAAAGACATTCAGTCGAGAGAAAATGGAGAGGTGAAGTACCCTTTTAACATGTGCAAAATtcaggagaaagaaaaagtcgATGGGAGGAAGACTCTCGTGGATGACAGGGTCACCTCACGACGGGACTGtacaaatgtgtatattaAGGCCCCATTTGCGATTAATTCGATCGAAATTGTGCCTGATCATAGATGA
- a CDS encoding vacuolar protein sorting-associated protein 45 (putative): protein MEINPYVFKSLVQIYEEYLNLIIHRVKGYKVLILDDETKTIISLIFSHSYILEKEIFLTLNFNDNNIFEDATSSGGKSDKFDFKNYKIKNLKHLKAIFLLRPTHTNILKLMKELRRPIFLEYYLFFTNVLSDRYTEKLAKADEFEVVKNIMEYYIDAYVLHDNLFSLNIDYTSFLYKNDDKHCLSMGDRGRNRRKKKGPFVKNTQGMLWSDGKYNLGEARNKYDKLTIDEFGQIGEGNKDGFSNAQLFQNSSDYNASTVVDDDVSNYSSFALFENQVVQRIQVPDIIYNRNSPICKHIIDLLKIKMLRNESVFSAVLDSYERYNGEVERQIKMASQQGEHSNYQFNSIIGNQPVNMGTEGNCCYMIILDRREDPITPLLTQWTYQAMLHELIGIENNKINLGNNSEESQIVMSCMYDDFYNEHLFDNFGDLGKAVKTYVDVYQEETSKKSNLESIDDIQKFIEIYPNYKKLSGNVTKHVNILHKFSEIVEKRQLFYISELEQSIAIYYKKSEHFKQVIETIRNDTYTNYDVLRLSLLYSLKYEDEEEVEMIKTELTKRNIDKDQVLLIDALLMYANEEARNNQLFKEQTFLDFAKTTITRTIKGTSNVFTLHKSYIYYLIEDLMKCKLDSHTYTTTNLLNIEPNVNKRVNSMIVFFIGGATYEEYRDLQYLSKRYNISFLLGATQLHNSQSFLADALQLVKD from the exons ATGGAGATCAACCCGTACGTGTTTAAGAGCCTAGTGCAGATCTACGAGGAGTATCTGAATCTGATCATACACCGAGTGAAGGGTTACAAAGTGCTGATCCTGGACGACGAGACGAAGACGATCATTTCGCTCATCTTCTCACACTCCTACATCCTAGAAAAGGAGATCTTCCTCACGTTGAATTTTAACGACAATAACATTTTCGAAGATGCAACGAGTAGCGGTGGAAAAAGTGACAAGTTTGACTTcaagaattacaaaataaaaaacctGAAGCATCTGAAGGCTATTTTCCTGTTAAGGCCAACACATACAAATATCCTAAAGTTAATGAAGGAGTTGAGGAGGCCAATATTCCTAGAGTATTATCTCTTCTTCACCAATGTCCTGAGTGATAGGTACACGGAGAAGCTAGCCAAGGCGGATGAATTCGAAgtcgtaaaaaatatcatgGAGTACTACATAGATGCGTATGTCCTTCATgataatttgttttccctaAATATTGACTACACGtcttttttgtacaaaaatgatgataagCATTGCCTTTCCATGGGAGATAGAGGTAGGAacaggaggaaaaagaaaggcccttttgtgaaaaatACACAAGGTATGCTTTGGTCTGATGGTAAGTACAACCTAGGGGAAGctagaaataaatatgataagCTTACAATAGATGAATTTGGACAAATTGGGGAAGGAAACAAGGATGGTTTCTCCAATGCAcaactttttcaaaatagtaGTGATTACAACGCCAGCACTGTTGTCGATGATGATGTGAGCAACTACTCCAGCTTTGCTCTGTTTGAAAATCAAGTCGTCCAAAGAATA CAAGTACCTGATATCATCTACAATAGGAACTCTCCCATTTGTAAGCACATAATtgatttgttaaaaattaagatGCTAAGAAATGAGTCTGTTTTTTCTGCCGTATTGGATTCATACGAAAGGTACAATGGAGAGGTAGAGAGACAGATAAAAATGGCTAGTCAGCAGGGAGAACATAGTAACTACCAATTTAATAGTATCATCGGGAATCAGCCTGTGAATATGGGAACTGAGGGGAACTGCTGTTATATGATAATTCTGGATAGAAGAGAAGATCCCATCACTCCGCTGCTAACCCAGTGGACCTACCAAGCAATGCTACATGAACTCATCGGTATAgagaacaacaaaataaatttgggAAACAACTCAGAAGAATCTCAAATAGTGATGTCATGTATGTATGACGATTTTTACAATGAGCATTTGTTTGATAATTTTGGAGATCTCGGAAAAGCAGTCAAAACTTATGTAGATGTATACCAAGAGGAGACATctaaaaaaagtaacttAGAATCCATAGATGATATCCAAAAGTTTATAGAGATCTATCCAAATTATAAAAAGCTATCTGGGAATGTTACTAAGCATGTGAATATCCTTCACAAGTTTTCCGAAATTGTAGAGAAGAGACAACTATTTTACATCTCCGAGTTAGAACAGTCCATAGCcatttattacaaaaaaagtgaacactTCAAGCAAGTCATCGAGACGATCAGAAATGATACGTACACTAATTATGATGTGTTACGGTTGTCTTTGTTGTATTCTCTTAAGTatgaggatgaagaagaagtggagaTGATAAAAACGGAATTGACCAAAAGGAATATAGACAAAGATCAAGTGCTACTGATAGATGCCTTACTAATGTATGCAAATGAAGAAGCGAGGAATAATCAGCTATTCAAAGAGCAGACTTTTTTAGACTTTGCAAAAACGACGATAACGAGAACGATAAAAGGGACTTCCAATGTTTTTACGCTACACAAATCGTACATTTATTACCTCATTGAAGATTTGATGAAATGTAAGTTGGACAGTCACACGTACACGACGACCAACTTGCTCAACATCGAGCCGAATGTGAATAAGCGAGTCAACTCCATGATCGTGTTCTTCATCGGGGGGGCCACCTACGAGGAGTACCGCGACCTGCAGTACTTGAGCAAGCGGTACAATATTTCCTTTCTGCTCGGCGCCACGCAGCTCCACAACTCGCAGTCCTTCCTGGCGGACGCGCTGCAGCTGGTCAAGGACTGA